The proteins below come from a single Prochlorococcus marinus str. MIT 9215 genomic window:
- the xth gene encoding exodeoxyribonuclease III: protein MLIATWNVNSIRTRLSQIIDWINQVNPDILCLQETKVMDDSFPTEPFEKLGYAVEVYGQKSYNGVAIISKTKPENVKKGFYGCTNFNQNIEIFQDQKRLISADINNIKIINVYVPNGSSLESSKFKYKINWLNCLASFLDEQEKKGELICLLGDFNVAPSNLDIHDPKKYEGGIMASEIERNALNNVLKKRLIDSFRIFEQNTGHWSWWDYRNNAFELNKGWRIDHIYISKELSSKLKSCVIDCSPRGYLRPSDHAPVMIDLNLNDTNVDFFEDEDNFFEI, encoded by the coding sequence TTGTTAATAGCAACTTGGAATGTTAACTCTATCAGAACAAGACTTTCACAAATAATTGATTGGATTAATCAAGTCAATCCAGATATTCTATGTTTGCAGGAAACAAAAGTGATGGATGATAGTTTCCCTACTGAACCTTTTGAAAAATTAGGATACGCAGTTGAAGTCTACGGACAAAAATCATACAATGGTGTAGCTATTATTTCTAAAACAAAGCCAGAAAATGTTAAAAAAGGATTTTACGGATGTACCAACTTTAATCAAAATATCGAAATATTCCAAGATCAAAAAAGATTAATTTCTGCCGATATTAATAATATTAAAATCATAAATGTATATGTTCCAAACGGATCTTCTCTAGAATCTAGTAAGTTCAAATACAAAATTAATTGGTTAAATTGTTTAGCTTCATTTTTGGATGAACAAGAAAAAAAAGGAGAATTAATTTGTCTTTTGGGTGATTTTAATGTTGCTCCATCTAACTTGGATATTCATGATCCAAAGAAATATGAAGGTGGAATAATGGCATCTGAGATAGAAAGAAATGCACTAAATAATGTTCTGAAAAAAAGATTAATAGATTCTTTCAGGATTTTTGAACAAAATACTGGCCATTGGAGTTGGTGGGATTACCGTAATAACGCATTTGAATTAAATAAAGGTTGGAGAATAGACCATATATACATCAGTAAAGAACTCTCGTCAAAACTTAAAAGTTGTGTCATAGACTGCTCACCCAGAGGTTATTTACGTCCAAGTGATCATGCTCCAGTAATGATAGACCTTAACTTAAACGACACAAATGTAGATTTTTTTGAGGATGAGGATAATTTCTTCGAAATATAA
- a CDS encoding 4a-hydroxytetrahydrobiopterin dehydratase, with amino-acid sequence MEPYILQDEELNELVVKIPGWEIKSKQIQREFNFANFNEAFAFMTKVALICEKYNHHPNWENVYAKVIIKLNTHDLGGITNLDQTLASEINKIFDQ; translated from the coding sequence ATGGAACCCTACATTTTGCAAGATGAAGAATTGAATGAATTAGTTGTCAAAATACCTGGCTGGGAAATTAAATCTAAACAAATCCAAAGAGAATTTAACTTCGCAAATTTTAATGAAGCCTTTGCTTTTATGACTAAGGTTGCTTTAATCTGTGAAAAATATAATCATCATCCTAACTGGGAGAATGTTTATGCAAAAGTAATAATTAAATTAAATACACATGATCTAGGAGGTATTACTAATCTGGATCAAACATTAGCTTCGGAAATCAACAAAATTTTCGATCAATAA
- a CDS encoding prohibitin family protein, whose protein sequence is MSTSFKNVTPTGPGGTATLLIVLSFTGFLLLTQSLFVVPSGQVAVVTTLGKVSGPSRRAGLNFKLPFIQSVYPFDIKTQVQPEKFETLTKDLQVIRATATVKYSVKPNEAGRIFATIASRNSDVYQKIVQPSLLKALKSVFSQYELETIATEFAVISEKVGDTVAQELNSFDYVDVKSLDLTGLEIAEEYRAAIEQKQIAGQQLLRAKTEVEIAEQEALRYETLNRSLDDQVLFKLFLDKWDGSTQVVPGLPGSEGGSPPVIVGGRR, encoded by the coding sequence ATGTCAACATCCTTTAAAAATGTCACTCCAACGGGTCCGGGTGGGACAGCAACATTATTGATTGTATTATCTTTTACAGGCTTTCTTTTGCTCACCCAATCTCTCTTTGTTGTCCCTTCTGGACAGGTTGCGGTTGTTACAACATTAGGGAAAGTAAGTGGCCCCTCCAGAAGAGCTGGTTTAAACTTTAAACTTCCATTTATTCAGTCTGTATATCCATTTGATATCAAAACTCAAGTTCAACCCGAAAAATTTGAAACATTAACTAAAGATCTTCAAGTTATTAGGGCTACCGCTACAGTTAAGTATTCAGTAAAACCTAATGAAGCAGGAAGGATCTTTGCAACAATTGCAAGTAGAAATAGCGATGTTTATCAAAAAATTGTTCAGCCATCTTTGCTAAAAGCTCTAAAATCAGTATTTTCTCAATATGAGTTAGAAACTATTGCTACTGAATTCGCAGTAATTTCTGAAAAAGTAGGTGATACAGTTGCTCAGGAACTAAATTCATTCGATTATGTAGATGTTAAAAGTCTTGATCTTACTGGATTAGAGATTGCTGAAGAATACAGAGCTGCTATTGAGCAAAAACAAATAGCTGGTCAGCAATTATTAAGAGCAAAAACAGAAGTAGAAATTGCTGAACAAGAAGCACTTAGATATGAGACATTAAATAGAAGCCTTGACGATCAAGTGCTTTTCAAATTATTTCTAGACAAATGGGATGGCAGTACTCAAGTTGTTCCTGGCCTGCCAGGTTCAGAAGGTGGTAGCCCCCCAGTTATAGTTGGTGGTAGAAGATAA
- the larC gene encoding nickel pincer cofactor biosynthesis protein LarC has translation MEDILIECSPGISGDMLLGAFYDLGVPKKVIEQPLFDLGLKDLYQLEFKESKSCSIRGIKAKVENIDSSPIKRTWKSIKELILNGPLEIKLEKLIYEVFESLAIAEGKVHGIKFEDVHFHEIGAIDSLVDIIGVCAALNYLNPKNLYCNEPMLGRGFVQTEHGKLSVPTPAVIELIRQKNIKVLSSLDSIEGELSTPTGIALLANLVDYLEPPSKYSINSYGVGIGNLKFPFPNLVRVYKINAFEDSSIDDNAQMSPKCEEISIQEAWIDDQTPEDISNFVEKLRIEGAYDVSYQAINMKKNRIGFSIQAILPIEKKEYFRRLWFDYSNTIGIRERTQSRWILLRRRGECSTTFGNIKVKQTLKPDGSINMKPENDEVLRLKLKHKISTYEIRKIIKDSSKKFKAFENWK, from the coding sequence ATGGAAGATATTTTAATTGAATGTTCTCCAGGTATCTCTGGAGATATGTTGTTAGGAGCTTTTTATGATTTAGGGGTGCCTAAAAAAGTTATTGAACAGCCACTTTTTGATCTGGGCTTAAAGGATCTATATCAATTAGAGTTTAAAGAATCAAAAAGTTGTTCAATCAGAGGGATCAAAGCAAAGGTTGAGAATATTGATAGTAGTCCTATCAAAAGAACTTGGAAAAGTATAAAGGAACTAATTTTAAATGGCCCCTTGGAAATTAAATTAGAAAAATTAATTTATGAAGTATTTGAATCTTTAGCAATTGCGGAAGGAAAAGTTCATGGCATCAAATTTGAGGATGTTCATTTTCATGAAATTGGAGCTATAGATTCATTAGTGGATATCATTGGAGTATGTGCTGCATTGAACTACCTAAACCCAAAAAACTTATATTGTAATGAACCAATGTTGGGAAGAGGCTTTGTTCAAACTGAACATGGAAAATTATCTGTACCAACGCCTGCTGTAATAGAGTTAATAAGACAAAAAAACATTAAGGTTTTATCAAGTCTTGATTCAATAGAGGGTGAACTCTCAACACCAACTGGCATTGCTTTACTTGCAAATTTAGTCGACTATCTTGAACCTCCTTCAAAATATTCTATTAATTCTTATGGAGTAGGAATTGGTAACCTAAAATTCCCATTCCCAAATTTGGTAAGAGTTTATAAAATTAATGCATTTGAAGATTCTTCTATTGATGATAATGCACAAATGAGTCCAAAGTGTGAAGAGATATCTATTCAAGAAGCATGGATTGATGACCAAACACCCGAAGATATATCTAATTTTGTGGAGAAACTGAGAATTGAGGGGGCTTACGACGTTTCCTATCAAGCTATCAATATGAAAAAGAATAGAATTGGATTTTCTATTCAAGCAATCTTGCCCATAGAAAAAAAAGAATATTTTAGGCGATTATGGTTTGATTATTCCAACACTATTGGTATTCGTGAGAGGACCCAGTCTAGGTGGATATTACTTAGACGTAGAGGAGAATGTTCAACGACTTTTGGAAATATAAAGGTTAAACAAACTTTGAAACCAGATGGATCAATAAATATGAAACCAGAAAACGATGAGGTTTTGAGATTAAAATTAAAGCATAAAATATCAACTTACGAAATAAGAAAAATAATAAAAGATTCAAGTAAAAAATTTAAAGCATTTGAAAACTGGAAATGA
- a CDS encoding phosphotransacetylase family protein, whose product MSDILLIGSCEPFSGKSAMVLGIAKRLLQEKKKVRIGKPLATCIELTNLPSMSYEGLIDDDVKFIGSTLNIKEDNLISSVGLLDNISAEKRIFNKDLLPGKGFDQIKGLVNDDFEGLNILEAAGSLHEGMIYGLSLPQLAKDLDAKVLIVNLWEDCKSVDALLDAKKQLGEKFAGVVLNGVLPQEVQKVKNEIIPSLKDLDIEVFGVMPKSPLLRSVTVGELVRRLNAQVICCPEKDQLLVETLSIGAMGVNSAMEFFRRRRNMAVVTGADRTDIQLAALEASTQCLILTGLGDPLSQLIHRAEELEVPILKVGLDTLSSVEIIEQAFGHVRIHESIKASYAIQLVQEHVNLKRILEKIAFPCNFSDKC is encoded by the coding sequence ATGAGCGATATATTATTAATTGGTTCATGTGAGCCATTTAGTGGTAAGTCTGCGATGGTTCTTGGGATAGCGAAAAGACTTTTACAGGAGAAAAAAAAAGTACGCATAGGGAAGCCACTAGCAACTTGTATTGAACTTACTAATCTTCCTTCAATGTCTTATGAAGGATTAATAGATGATGATGTTAAGTTTATTGGATCTACTTTAAATATCAAAGAGGATAATTTAATTTCTTCAGTAGGATTATTGGATAATATATCAGCTGAAAAAAGAATCTTCAATAAAGACTTACTCCCAGGAAAAGGTTTTGATCAGATTAAAGGATTGGTTAATGATGATTTTGAAGGCCTGAATATTTTAGAGGCAGCTGGAAGTCTTCATGAAGGTATGATTTATGGCTTAAGTCTCCCACAACTGGCTAAGGATTTAGATGCGAAAGTTTTAATTGTGAATTTGTGGGAAGATTGTAAAAGCGTGGATGCATTACTAGATGCGAAAAAACAATTAGGTGAGAAATTTGCTGGAGTTGTATTGAACGGGGTGTTGCCGCAAGAAGTCCAAAAAGTTAAAAATGAAATAATACCTTCTCTTAAAGATCTAGATATTGAAGTCTTTGGGGTGATGCCTAAATCACCACTGCTTAGAAGTGTCACCGTTGGTGAGCTTGTGAGAAGACTAAATGCGCAAGTAATTTGTTGCCCTGAAAAAGATCAATTACTTGTCGAAACCTTAAGTATTGGTGCAATGGGGGTGAATTCTGCAATGGAATTTTTCAGGAGAAGACGAAATATGGCTGTAGTTACTGGAGCTGATAGAACAGATATCCAACTTGCTGCTTTGGAAGCTTCGACTCAATGCTTAATCTTAACTGGTTTAGGAGACCCTTTGTCACAATTGATTCATAGAGCGGAGGAATTGGAGGTGCCAATTTTAAAGGTGGGATTAGATACTCTTTCCTCTGTAGAAATTATTGAACAAGCTTTTGGTCATGTCAGAATACATGAATCAATTAAAGCATCTTATGCTATTCAATTAGTTCAAGAGCATGTAAATCTAAAAAGAATCCTCGAAAAGATAGCTTTTCCCTGCAATTTTTCAGATAAATGCTAA
- the hemL gene encoding glutamate-1-semialdehyde 2,1-aminomutase, which yields MTDILNYNKSEEIFSAAQQLMPGGVSSPVRAFKSVGGQPIVFDRVKGPFAWDIDGNRYIDYIGSWGPAICGHAHPEVTTALQEAIEKGTSFGAPCVLENKLAEMVIDAVPSVEMVRFVNSGTEACMAVLRLMRAFTGRDKVIKFDGCYHGHADMFLVKAGSGVATLGLPDSPGVPRTTTANTLTAPYNDLEAVKKLFSENPDAISGVILEPIVGNAGFITPEPGFLEGLRELTTENGSLLVFDEVMTGFRISYGGAQEKFGVTPDLTTLGKVIGGGLPVGAYGGKKEIMSMVAPSGPVYQAGTLSGNPLAMTAGIKTLELLKQDGTYDKLDSTTSRLIEGIIQSAENNGIAINGGSISGMFGFFLCDGPVRNFEEAKTNNSELFGKLHREMLQRGIYLAPSPFEAGFTSLAHSEDEIDQTIEAFDESFNAIKN from the coding sequence GTGACTGACATATTAAATTACAACAAATCAGAAGAAATTTTTTCTGCCGCCCAACAACTAATGCCAGGAGGAGTTAGTTCTCCAGTAAGAGCTTTTAAGTCTGTAGGAGGTCAGCCCATTGTTTTTGATAGAGTCAAAGGTCCCTTTGCTTGGGATATTGATGGAAATAGATATATTGACTACATAGGAAGTTGGGGGCCCGCCATATGTGGGCATGCCCACCCTGAAGTTACAACGGCTTTACAGGAAGCAATTGAGAAAGGCACTAGCTTCGGAGCTCCGTGCGTACTAGAGAACAAACTCGCCGAAATGGTAATAGATGCAGTTCCATCTGTAGAAATGGTTAGATTTGTTAATAGTGGAACAGAAGCATGCATGGCTGTTTTGAGGCTTATGCGAGCATTTACGGGAAGAGATAAAGTAATTAAATTTGACGGGTGCTACCACGGTCATGCAGATATGTTTTTAGTGAAAGCAGGATCAGGTGTAGCCACATTAGGTTTGCCAGATTCTCCAGGCGTTCCAAGAACAACAACTGCTAACACACTCACTGCTCCTTACAATGACCTCGAAGCGGTAAAAAAATTATTTTCTGAAAATCCCGATGCCATTTCGGGAGTTATACTTGAGCCTATTGTTGGTAATGCTGGATTCATTACTCCAGAGCCTGGATTCTTGGAAGGATTAAGAGAATTAACCACTGAGAATGGATCCCTATTAGTTTTTGACGAAGTAATGACTGGATTCAGAATAAGTTATGGAGGTGCTCAAGAAAAGTTCGGGGTTACTCCTGATTTAACCACCCTCGGGAAAGTAATTGGTGGAGGTCTACCTGTTGGAGCTTATGGAGGCAAGAAAGAAATAATGTCAATGGTAGCTCCATCTGGACCAGTTTACCAAGCGGGTACTTTGAGCGGTAATCCACTCGCAATGACTGCTGGAATAAAAACTCTCGAATTGCTCAAACAAGATGGCACATACGATAAACTTGATTCAACAACTTCTAGATTAATTGAAGGAATAATTCAGTCTGCAGAAAATAACGGTATCGCTATCAACGGTGGGAGTATAAGTGGTATGTTTGGATTTTTCTTATGTGATGGTCCTGTAAGGAACTTTGAAGAAGCCAAAACAAATAATTCTGAACTTTTTGGTAAGTTGCATCGAGAAATGCTTCAACGCGGAATTTACCTAGCGCCAAGTCCCTTCGAAGCGGGTTTCACATCACTAGCTCATAGTGAGGATGAAATTGATCAAACTATCGAGGCTTTTGACGAATCTTTTAATGCAATAAAAAATTAA
- a CDS encoding ABC transporter permease has product MKIHTKGLKKTLTELNFLYFTSFIVSLLVIIPISNFLLEGIDYIISGNFSLGIAGGEEVLGTLKVLILTSFFGGGLGTLNGWLLSNCDFKFRKVLRICQLVPLAAPAYLITAIMQDLGSIFGYQVTGLWWGVLILSISTYPYVFILANESFNKFGVNQINASRGLGVGPWRSFFRIALPMALPALITGISLMCMEVMNELGTFALLNIPSISTGIAENWIIEGNPKSAIGLSLVALLIIFTLIIFEKLSRRKSKRWSENPTSKDSQGWELNKIRAFVAIIISLFPPIFSFGIPCFWVLLNMDLIQKGLSIELVSLSLRTISLGLLTAFLAMIFSLIISLARRPNKSLLLRLITNLAGIGYAIPGTVLALSLISISSSKFNLIAICLLIWGYLVRFLTISKGSIDSSLERISPSLDEAALGLGENWLGIIKKIHLPLLQGPIFVGSLLVFVDTIKELPITFILRPFDFDTLSVRIYQYAGDERMVEAILPAIIIMTLGLIASITLIPSLEKKN; this is encoded by the coding sequence TTGAAAATACACACTAAAGGTTTAAAAAAAACATTAACAGAATTAAATTTTCTTTATTTCACTTCGTTTATTGTTTCACTCTTAGTAATCATTCCAATTTCCAATTTTCTTCTAGAGGGGATTGATTACATTATTAGTGGAAATTTTTCATTAGGTATTGCTGGAGGAGAAGAAGTATTAGGAACTTTAAAAGTTCTAATTCTGACAAGTTTTTTTGGTGGAGGGTTAGGAACTTTGAATGGGTGGTTACTTTCAAATTGTGATTTTAAGTTCAGAAAAGTTCTCCGTATTTGTCAGCTAGTTCCACTAGCTGCCCCAGCATATCTAATAACCGCTATTATGCAGGATTTAGGAAGTATTTTTGGGTATCAAGTAACTGGTTTATGGTGGGGGGTCTTAATACTTTCAATTTCTACTTATCCATATGTATTCATTCTTGCTAACGAAAGTTTTAATAAATTTGGAGTTAATCAAATCAATGCTAGTAGAGGATTAGGAGTAGGGCCTTGGAGGAGCTTCTTTAGAATCGCTCTACCAATGGCGTTGCCAGCACTAATAACAGGAATAAGTTTAATGTGTATGGAAGTAATGAATGAGTTAGGTACATTTGCATTATTAAACATACCAAGTATTTCTACTGGTATAGCTGAAAATTGGATAATTGAGGGTAATCCAAAAAGTGCTATTGGATTATCTTTGGTAGCCTTATTAATAATTTTTACTTTAATTATTTTCGAAAAGTTATCAAGAAGAAAATCAAAGAGGTGGAGTGAAAATCCTACATCAAAAGATTCTCAAGGATGGGAATTAAATAAAATTAGAGCTTTTGTCGCAATAATCATATCTTTATTTCCTCCAATTTTCTCTTTTGGGATTCCATGTTTTTGGGTTTTGCTCAATATGGATCTAATTCAAAAAGGGTTATCTATAGAATTAGTTAGCCTATCACTAAGGACCATAAGTCTAGGACTTTTAACTGCATTTTTAGCAATGATATTTTCCTTAATAATTTCCTTAGCCAGACGCCCAAATAAAAGCTTATTACTAAGACTAATAACAAATCTTGCGGGGATAGGTTACGCAATCCCAGGCACTGTATTAGCTTTATCTTTAATAAGCATTTCTTCTTCAAAATTTAATTTAATTGCTATTTGCTTACTAATTTGGGGTTATCTTGTTCGATTTCTAACTATCTCTAAGGGTTCTATTGATTCAAGTCTTGAGAGAATTTCTCCTAGTCTTGATGAAGCAGCACTTGGACTAGGAGAGAATTGGCTGGGGATCATCAAAAAAATTCATCTACCTCTTCTCCAAGGACCAATATTCGTAGGATCACTTTTAGTTTTTGTTGACACGATAAAAGAATTACCCATAACCTTTATTTTAAGACCATTCGATTTCGATACATTATCTGTGAGAATATATCAATATGCTGGAGATGAAAGAATGGTAGAGGCAATATTACCGGCCATTATTATCATGACTTTAGGCCTTATTGCATCAATTACATTGATACCAAGTTTAGAGAAAAAAAACTAA
- a CDS encoding YajQ family cyclic di-GMP-binding protein, giving the protein MAESFSFDVVSDFDRQELVNTLDQVKREISQRYDLKGTETSVDLDKENIFIITNSELTLNSVNDIIRQKAIKRNLSLKIFDYGEIEMVSGNRVKQTILLKQGIKQDIAKKISKNIRDQIKKINVSINGDTLRVASKSKNDLQFAIKLVSELEESLNIPLKANNFR; this is encoded by the coding sequence ATGGCAGAAAGTTTTTCCTTTGATGTGGTTTCTGATTTTGATAGACAGGAATTAGTCAACACTTTGGATCAAGTAAAAAGGGAAATTTCTCAACGCTACGATCTCAAAGGTACAGAAACTTCTGTTGATTTAGATAAAGAAAATATTTTTATAATCACCAATAGCGAACTCACCTTAAATTCTGTCAATGACATAATTAGACAAAAGGCTATAAAAAGGAACTTATCTTTAAAAATATTTGACTACGGTGAAATTGAAATGGTTAGTGGTAACAGGGTAAAACAAACAATTTTATTAAAACAAGGCATTAAACAAGATATTGCAAAAAAAATCAGCAAAAATATAAGAGACCAAATAAAAAAAATCAATGTCAGTATCAATGGAGATACACTCAGAGTTGCAAGTAAGAGTAAAAATGATCTTCAATTTGCAATTAAGCTAGTTAGTGAGTTGGAGGAGTCTTTGAATATTCCTCTAAAAGCTAATAACTTTAGATAG
- a CDS encoding CobW family GTP-binding protein — MSKNLLPVTIISGFLGSGKTTLLNHILTNQVGIKTAVLVNEFGEIGIDNDLIIEGSEDMIELNNGCICCSINGELLNTVSKVLERAEKLDYLIVETTGLADPLPVAMTFAAGDLREKVRLDSIITVIDGENFDFEINNTSVAYSQILYGDILLLNKSDLVNEKQLNKIEDFIKKIKKEPRILRSINSEVALHTIMSVGLFETDTVKFEKNKKNVEQNSHDHSSHSHDHSSHSHDHSSHSHDLINNIEGFTSVSYETFEPFSLRKFQYFLDNQISQNVFRAKGILWFMESERKHIFHLSGKRFSLDDEEWTKEKSNKIVLIGKNLDHQTIKNQLSSCRFNSD, encoded by the coding sequence ATGTCTAAAAATTTATTGCCAGTTACTATTATTAGTGGATTTTTAGGTTCTGGCAAAACTACACTTCTGAATCATATTTTAACAAATCAAGTTGGTATCAAAACAGCAGTTTTAGTCAACGAATTTGGAGAGATCGGAATAGACAATGACTTAATAATAGAAGGCTCAGAAGATATGATCGAATTAAATAATGGGTGTATATGTTGCTCTATCAATGGCGAATTATTAAATACTGTATCCAAAGTTTTAGAAAGAGCTGAAAAATTGGACTATTTGATTGTTGAGACAACTGGATTAGCAGATCCATTACCAGTAGCCATGACTTTTGCGGCTGGCGATCTTAGAGAAAAAGTAAGATTAGATTCGATAATTACTGTCATTGATGGAGAAAATTTTGATTTTGAAATTAATAATACAAGTGTCGCCTATTCTCAAATTTTATATGGAGATATCCTTCTTCTAAATAAATCTGATTTAGTAAATGAAAAACAATTAAATAAAATAGAGGATTTTATAAAAAAAATAAAAAAAGAACCAAGGATTTTGAGATCAATTAATAGTGAAGTTGCATTACATACAATAATGAGCGTGGGTCTATTTGAGACAGATACTGTTAAATTCGAGAAAAACAAAAAAAATGTAGAACAAAATTCCCACGATCACTCTTCTCATTCCCACGATCACTCTTCTCATTCCCACGATCACTCTTCTCATTCCCACGATTTGATCAATAATATCGAGGGTTTCACCTCAGTTTCTTATGAGACATTCGAACCATTTTCCTTAAGGAAGTTTCAATATTTCTTAGATAATCAAATCTCACAAAATGTATTTAGAGCAAAAGGAATATTATGGTTTATGGAAAGTGAAAGAAAACACATCTTTCACCTATCTGGAAAGCGGTTTTCTCTAGATGATGAGGAATGGACTAAAGAAAAATCTAACAAGATAGTATTAATTGGGAAAAACTTAGATCACCAAACTATTAAAAACCAACTGTCATCATGTAGATTTAATTCAGATTAG
- a CDS encoding SDR family oxidoreductase: MINSTKNDKTIGITGASGALGKELTKLFRQKGYKVIGFSHSKTNYEINLESPNEWIKWECGKELSLKKQLEKLDILILNHGIYDLSRENSNYENSIEINALSKFKFLNLFEDIALNSDSLKKKEIWINTSEAELLPALNPSYEISKSLIGKLVSFKKNLLDKDAKKKLIIKKIILGPFKSELNPIGIMSPRFVSKKIYDLANSKNYLIIISPNPLTYLLFPIKEFINFLYCQIIYKYKP, encoded by the coding sequence ATGATAAATTCAACCAAAAACGACAAAACTATAGGAATTACTGGAGCCTCAGGTGCACTAGGGAAAGAATTAACAAAATTGTTTCGTCAAAAAGGATATAAAGTGATTGGGTTTAGTCATAGTAAAACTAATTATGAAATAAATCTTGAATCTCCAAATGAATGGATTAAATGGGAATGTGGGAAAGAGTTGTCATTAAAAAAACAATTAGAAAAGTTAGACATTCTAATTTTGAACCATGGTATCTATGATTTGAGTAGAGAAAATTCTAATTATGAAAACTCAATAGAGATAAATGCATTAAGCAAATTCAAATTCTTAAATTTATTTGAAGATATTGCTCTAAACAGTGATTCACTGAAAAAAAAAGAGATTTGGATAAACACATCTGAAGCAGAACTATTACCAGCGCTAAATCCGTCATATGAGATTAGTAAATCCCTTATTGGAAAATTAGTGTCTTTCAAAAAAAATCTTCTGGATAAAGATGCAAAGAAAAAATTAATAATAAAAAAAATCATCTTAGGACCTTTTAAATCAGAACTAAATCCTATCGGAATAATGAGTCCAAGATTTGTTTCAAAAAAAATTTATGACTTAGCAAATTCAAAAAATTATTTAATAATAATTAGCCCAAACCCTTTAACATACCTACTTTTTCCAATAAAAGAATTTATTAATTTTTTGTATTGCCAAATTATCTATAAGTACAAACCTTAG
- the map gene encoding type I methionyl aminopeptidase produces the protein MRHFADLLLNTNNSKANDQVPFIQRRRGIEIKSSREINLMKKSSKIVATVLREISDLIKPGLSTKDLDDFAEKRIKSFGAVPSFKGYHGFPASICSSINNEVVHGIPNKNKIIKNGDLVKIDTGAYLDGFHGDSCISICVGEVSRKAQNLSDVAYKALYAGLSKIKAGNTLLDVAGEIEDIVLKNGFSVVEDYTGHGVGRNLHEEPSVFNFRTKELPNVVLREGMTLAVEPIVNEGTKYCKTLNDRWTVITKDGKLSAQWEHTIVVLKDGIEILTDRDF, from the coding sequence ATGAGACATTTTGCAGATCTATTGTTAAATACAAATAATTCCAAGGCTAATGATCAAGTTCCTTTTATTCAGAGGAGAAGAGGAATTGAAATAAAGTCTTCACGTGAAATAAATTTGATGAAAAAATCTAGCAAAATTGTAGCAACTGTTTTGAGGGAAATTAGTGATCTAATTAAGCCCGGTTTGAGTACAAAAGATTTAGATGATTTCGCAGAAAAGAGGATAAAAAGTTTTGGAGCTGTGCCAAGTTTTAAGGGCTACCATGGTTTCCCTGCTAGTATTTGTTCTAGTATTAATAATGAGGTTGTTCATGGGATACCAAATAAAAATAAAATAATTAAAAACGGAGACTTGGTAAAAATTGATACAGGAGCGTATTTAGATGGCTTTCATGGTGATAGTTGCATATCAATTTGTGTGGGAGAAGTTAGTCGAAAGGCTCAAAATCTTAGTGATGTAGCTTATAAAGCATTGTATGCGGGGCTTTCGAAAATTAAGGCAGGGAATACACTTTTAGATGTGGCTGGGGAAATCGAAGATATTGTTTTAAAAAATGGCTTTAGTGTTGTAGAAGACTATACAGGTCATGGAGTTGGAAGAAATCTTCATGAAGAACCATCGGTATTTAATTTTCGGACCAAAGAATTGCCCAACGTCGTCCTTCGTGAAGGTATGACATTAGCTGTGGAACCTATTGTTAATGAAGGGACTAAATATTGTAAAACATTAAATGATAGATGGACCGTAATAACTAAAGATGGAAAATTATCGGCTCAATGGGAGCACACAATAGTTGTCTTAAAAGATGGGATTGAAATATTGACAGATAGAGATTTCTAG